One Dehalococcoidia bacterium genomic window, AGATCAAGGAATACCCCGTGCCCGAACCCGAGCCAGGGGCTATCCTTATCAAGGTGTCAAGAGCCAATATATGTGGCTCAGACCTTCATATGTGGCGTGGTGACATCGACCTCGCTGCCCTGGGAGCACCGCTACCGGCAATCATCGGCCACGAGATGACAGGCACCGTAGCCAAGCTGGGTGAGAGCGTCACCACCGACTCGGCGGGCCAGCCCCTGGCAGTGGGGGATCGGGTAGTTCACCGCTATTTCTACCCCTGCGGGCGTTGCCGGGCGTGCCTGAAGGGAAACGACGGCGCGTGCCTTATTGCCCCCCTCACTTATATTAGCCCCTGCGAGCAGCCCCCTCACTTCCTGGGCGTTTATGCCGAGTACTTCTACCTGCGCCCCAATCACACCGTTTTTAAAGTGCCTGACGACCTCACCGACGAGATGGTGGCTCCAGCAAACTGCGCCCTATCCCAGGTTATCTATGGCCTGGGGAAAGTGGGGTTCGGCTTCGGGGAGACCATCGTCATTCAGGGGGCGGGAGGCCTGGGCATATATGCAACCGCTGTGGCCAGGGACATGGGTGCGGAGAAGATCATCGTCATCGATGGCATCGATGAGCGCTTGAGGTTGGCAAAGGCCTTCGGCGCCGATGAGCTGATCGACTTGAGGGAGCTTAAGACCCCAATGGAACGGTCGCTAAGGGTAAAGGAGCTAACCGGAGGTTGGGGAGCGGATGTCGTCGCCGAACTCGTGGGCTTCCCCCAGGTTATCCCTGAGGGCATAGACATGTTAGGTAACGGCGGTCGCTACCTGGAGATGGGCAACGTCACCTTTGGAATGACCTATGAGGCTGACCCCTCCAAGCTGGTGACAGGAAACAAGAGCATAGTGGGTGTCATGCTATATGGGCCCTATGCCTTGAAGCAGGCCCTCGACTTCCTCAGCCGAACCAAGGATAAATACCCCTTCGACAAGATACTCTCTCGTTCCTATCCTCTGGAGGAGATCAACAGGGCCTTTGAGGAGCAGGATAAGGGACTGGTCACCAGGGCTACCATCATCCCCTAGGAGCCCATCGCACCAATTCCTTTTTTCACGCAGCCACACATTGACCGGGCAGTCCACCCTAAAGAGGATGGACGCAGCATTCGGTATCTGGGATTTTACCAAGCCGTAGTAAGGGGCTCAGCCTCAGTGGTTATAACCCCTTCCATCATCACATCGGCTACCTCATCATCGGAGAACCAACCAATCTCGCTCAAGACATACTGATTGTCCTGTCCCAAACATGGACCAGGCCTTTCTTCACTACCCCTGCCTGAAGCCCGGACTACTGCAACACCGTCATTAACTGCTCGCCACTCAGCTCAAATTCCATCTCTCATCCATTAAAAATATTTTTACAATTTTGATGCTAGGTCGACAACTTCCTAGGCCTCTCCGGAGTATTTCGACAGAATGCATCTCGACCCACCATCAGAAATTATCGGGCTTCAATTTAGCTTGAGGCGATCTTTATAAATGGCACAGGGAATTGACAATTTATCAGCATTTTGTTATTATAATAATGGACATAGGTTCATTACTATAATACGGAGTGGAGGATTTTATGCCTAGACCACCCAAATGGCGTCGAGTCGGTTCCATACCGGAAGTAACTTTCTTCAAGCCAGCGGGAATTCCAATGATACATTTGGAGGAGATACGCCTTTCAATAGAGGAAGCAGAAGCGATACGTCTGAAGGATTTGGAAGGCCTTGAGCAAGAAGAGTGTGCTCAGAAGATGCTGATATCACGCCCTACCTTTCATAGGGTGCTCGGATCCGCCAGGAAGAAGCTGGCAGACGCTCTGCTCAATGGCAAAGCTATTAGGATCGAGGGTGGTAATTTCGAGATGGCGATGCGACGCTTCAAATGCGGTAATGATGGCAAGGAATGGGATGTCCCCTTTGAGAACATAGTGTCCGGACAAATTCAGGTTTGTCCCAGTTGTGATAACCCGAATGTATATCCTGTCCATGCCCCGGGCTTCGGCTTTGCCGGCAGGAGAGGCCGGCGTCGGATGGGAGAGATGTTGTAGCGACATGTTTCATGTAGATTTAGATAAGTGCAATGGATGCGGCGCCTGCGTCGATGTTTGCTCCCAGGTGGCAATAAGCATCAGGGACGGCAAGGCCGCAATCGATCATATATGCTGTATTGAATGCGGCATGTGCTTCTCGGTATGTGCTGCGGGTGCCATTCAGGAGGCGGTACCGCAGGCCGCTGGAATGTATCGAGGATTAGATACTAACCTAGAAGAGAGGGAGGTGAGCAATATGCTTGCGAGAGGATGGTTTGGCAGAAGCAGAAGCTTTGGCATGGGCAGAGGCCTAGGCATGGGCAGAGGCCTAGGCATGGGCAGAGGCTTTGGCATGGGCAGAGGCTTGGGCATGGGTAGAGGCCTAGGCATGGGCAGAGGCCTAGGCATGGGCAGAGGCTTTGGTATGGGTAGAGGCTTTGGCATGGGCAGAGGCTTGGGCAGGTATTAAGCTGTCCGCTAAGAAGAGGCCTGGAAAATAACCGGGAGATTAGTTAAAGAGTTCGTAGAATTCAAGGAGGGAGGTAAGTGATGCCTGGATTTGACGGAACAGGACCACGAGGAATGGGCCCAATGACCGGAGGGGGTAGAGGTTTGTGCAGCTCCTGGGGAGGAGGGGCATCTTTCAGGCGCGGGATTGTCCAGCCTTACCCTAGAGTTCCCTATGCTCCATATTGGGGATTTGGGTCTATGCCCTACAGGTCAACTGCGCCGTGGGCGGCACCATTCGAGCCCCAGATAACCCGTGAGCAGGAGCTTGACTTCTTGAAGAAAAAGGCTCAGGCAACAAGGGAGCAACTGGAGCAGATCGAGTCCAGAATAAAAGGGCTCACCGCCGAAGAGTAACCTCGTAAAGAGGAGGTGTTTTATGCCAAACGGCTTTGGTTATAGAGGGGGGTGGGGTTTTGGATTCAGGGGAAGCTCTCCTCCCTGGCCCTACATTGGCCTGGGTAGGGGCGGACTCCCCAGGTGCGGGTACTTCCCTGCTGGAACACCGGTGGCACCCGGTTACGCCCCCTACTATGGAGCAGCTTGGGATATGCCCT contains:
- a CDS encoding zinc-binding dehydrogenase; translated protein: MIEKGRAAVYCGLGHPFEIKEYPVPEPEPGAILIKVSRANICGSDLHMWRGDIDLAALGAPLPAIIGHEMTGTVAKLGESVTTDSAGQPLAVGDRVVHRYFYPCGRCRACLKGNDGACLIAPLTYISPCEQPPHFLGVYAEYFYLRPNHTVFKVPDDLTDEMVAPANCALSQVIYGLGKVGFGFGETIVIQGAGGLGIYATAVARDMGAEKIIVIDGIDERLRLAKAFGADELIDLRELKTPMERSLRVKELTGGWGADVVAELVGFPQVIPEGIDMLGNGGRYLEMGNVTFGMTYEADPSKLVTGNKSIVGVMLYGPYALKQALDFLSRTKDKYPFDKILSRSYPLEEINRAFEEQDKGLVTRATIIP
- a CDS encoding DUF134 domain-containing protein, whose translation is MPRPPKWRRVGSIPEVTFFKPAGIPMIHLEEIRLSIEEAEAIRLKDLEGLEQEECAQKMLISRPTFHRVLGSARKKLADALLNGKAIRIEGGNFEMAMRRFKCGNDGKEWDVPFENIVSGQIQVCPSCDNPNVYPVHAPGFGFAGRRGRRRMGEML
- a CDS encoding 4Fe-4S binding protein; its protein translation is MPAGEAGVGWERCCSDMFHVDLDKCNGCGACVDVCSQVAISIRDGKAAIDHICCIECGMCFSVCAAGAIQEAVPQAAGMYRGLDTNLEEREVSNMLARGWFGRSRSFGMGRGLGMGRGLGMGRGFGMGRGLGMGRGLGMGRGLGMGRGFGMGRGFGMGRGLGRY
- a CDS encoding DUF5320 domain-containing protein, which codes for MPGFDGTGPRGMGPMTGGGRGLCSSWGGGASFRRGIVQPYPRVPYAPYWGFGSMPYRSTAPWAAPFEPQITREQELDFLKKKAQATREQLEQIESRIKGLTAEE
- a CDS encoding rRNA methyltransferase, with product MPNGFGYRGGWGFGFRGSSPPWPYIGLGRGGLPRCGYFPAGTPVAPGYAPYYGAAWDMPYAATQGTTPFAPQMTREQELDFLRNEAEAVSENLGQIEARISELEAEG